DNA sequence from the Acidimicrobiales bacterium genome:
CTCGGCCTCGATGTCGCGCAGCTGGGCGAGCCGCCGCTCGTGGCGCCCGCCGTCGAACGGGGTGGTGAGGAACAGGTCGAGCACGGCGACGGCGAGCGGCTCGGCCAGGACGCGGCCGCCGAGGGACAGCACGTTGGCGTCGTTGTGGCGGCGGGCCAGCTCGGCCGTCCACAGGTCGAGGCACAGCGCCGCCCTCGCCCCGTGCACCTTGTTGGCGGCGATGGCCTCGCCCTGGCCCGACCCGCCGATGACCACGCCCCGGTCGGCCCGGCCGGCCACCACCTCGCGGGCCACGGCCGCGCAGATCGGCGGGTAGTCGACGGGCTCCTCGCCGTGGGTGCCGAGGTCGACCGGGTCGTGGCCGGCCTCGGCGAGGTGGCGGAGGACGGCCTGCTTCAGCCGGTAGCCGGCGTGGTCCGACCCGACGGCGACGCGCATCGGTCCACGGTACCGCCGGCCCGGACGCGAGCCGGCCGCCGGCAGCGGAGCCGGCGGCCGGCCTTGGCGACGGCGGCGGGGGATGGGCGCCGCCGGCGCCCATCGCCGTGATCGAGGGGGCGGGTCCTCGACCCGGCGGTTCGACCAGATGGGAGGGGTTTCTGGTCGTCCGACAACGTAGTGGTGGGTCGGGGCCCGGGGCTCCCCGCCGCATGTCGATGATGTGACAGTTCCGCCCCGAGTGTCACGCAGCGGAGGGGGCCCCCGCCGGGCGACCTCAGACCGTGGCGCCGCCCTGGTCCTGGCCGACCTGGCCGGCCTCGATGAGGAAGGCGATCTTGCAGTGGACCTTGTAGAGCGTGAGGTTCCCGCTCTCGTCGACGTCGGCGTTGCTGCCGAGCACCTCGACGCCCTGGATGTTCCTGATGGTCTGCGAGGCGGTGCGCACGGCGTTGCGGACGGCGTCGCTGAACGAGTTCGGCGAGCTGCCGACC
Encoded proteins:
- the rpiB gene encoding ribose 5-phosphate isomerase B, which gives rise to MRVAVGSDHAGYRLKQAVLRHLAEAGHDPVDLGTHGEEPVDYPPICAAVAREVVAGRADRGVVIGGSGQGEAIAANKVHGARAALCLDLWTAELARRHNDANVLSLGGRVLAEPLAVAVLDLFLTTPFDGGRHERRLAQLRDIEAEECGRGTPAP
- a CDS encoding dodecin family protein produces the protein MADVPGGVVKVIELVGSSPNSFSDAVRNAVRTASQTIRNIQGVEVLGSNADVDESGNLTLYKVHCKIAFLIEAGQVGQDQGGATV